TCTTCAGATCACTCACGGGCCACCCTCAATACACTGATGGAGTGGAAAATAGGGAAGTGCCACTGATCGACCAAAGCGCCCTTCGTCTGGATGAGGACTGTCACACCATCGCGATCTCCGAGCCACTGTCCCGTTCGGAGGCCGAGAGTCTGGCGGGGGCGCTGAAGGCGGTGGCCGACCCGACTCGGCTGCAGCTGCTCAGCATGATCAGCGGCAGCGCCGCGGGTGAGGCGTGCGTCTGCGACCTCACCGCTCCACTGGGGCTCACCCAGCCCACGGTGAGCCACCACCTGAAGATCCTGGTCGAGGCCGGTCTCCTCAGCCGGGAGCGGCGCGGCAAGTGGGCCTGGTACGCCATCGTTCCCGAGCGTCTCGACGCGCTGCGCGGCCTGCTGCCGTAACTTTCTTCCAGGTCAGCGCCATGGGCGCGGACTGGACAAACACATAGACATCCATAAAAATAGATGTGTGTCTATGCGCGGGAACGAGCTACCCCTCCTCCCCTCAGACGACGGGTGCGCCGGATCGGCGCCGGGACCGCCCATGTCCAGCCAGACCGCCGCAGACCTTGCGCGGAAACTCAAGGCCATGGCCGACCCGGTACGGCTGCGCATCCTCAGCATCGTCCTGGCCCACGCCGGAGGCGAGGCGTGCGTCTGCGACATCACCGACGCCTTCGACCTGGCCGGACCCACGGTGAGCCATCACCTGAAGGTCCTTCGCCAGGCGGGCCTGGTGACATCAGAAAAACGCGGCACGTGGGTCTTCTACCGCGTCACCCAAGAGGGCACCGAGCTGTTCGCCCAGCTGACCCGCGTTCCCGCTGCCAGGCCCTGACCTGGTCGACCACATCGAACGAAGGAAGTTCATGGCGTCACCCACTGCCCTGGCCGAGAACACCGAGGTGATGCGCGGGCTGTCGCGGCTCGACCGCTTCCTGCCCGTATGGATCGGCCTGGCCATGACCCTCGGCCTGCTGCTCGGCCGGACGGTCCCCGGCCTCGACGCCGCCCTGGACACCGTCAAGATCGGCCAGGTGTCGCTGCCGATCGCGCTCGGGCTGCTGCTGATGATGTACCCGGTGCTGGCCAAGGTCCGCTACGACCGGCTCGACACCGTCACCGGCGACCGGCGGCTGCTGATCTCGTCGCTGGTGATCAACTGGATCGTCGGCCCGGCCGTGATGTTCGCCCTCGCCTGGACC
This window of the Nonomuraea africana genome carries:
- a CDS encoding ArsR/SmtB family transcription factor, which codes for MPLIDQSALRLDEDCHTIAISEPLSRSEAESLAGALKAVADPTRLQLLSMISGSAAGEACVCDLTAPLGLTQPTVSHHLKILVEAGLLSRERRGKWAWYAIVPERLDALRGLLP
- a CDS encoding ArsR/SmtB family transcription factor, translating into MSSQTAADLARKLKAMADPVRLRILSIVLAHAGGEACVCDITDAFDLAGPTVSHHLKVLRQAGLVTSEKRGTWVFYRVTQEGTELFAQLTRVPAARP